One window of Sulfurospirillum sp. 1612 genomic DNA carries:
- the traT gene encoding complement resistance protein TraT encodes MKKFLVGMMVLTAFLFSGCGTTTLQVQSAMTRTVSLSPKALEDKKVYLRVTGTTASILKLKAPLKQALLKRGVTLVDNPELATISMHVNTLFANNLKEAAHYGGAALGGATAGALASANGNSGGDSILIGITAALAMGIVENATRDETYRAVIDISLRTKNTLGQWSDEDKTRVLVQAVKMGLKPMEAKGIMETQAVQKIADILE; translated from the coding sequence ATGAAGAAATTCTTAGTGGGCATGATGGTCCTAACCGCTTTTTTATTTAGTGGATGTGGAACCACAACCCTGCAGGTGCAATCGGCAATGACTCGAACAGTCTCACTGAGCCCTAAAGCCCTAGAAGATAAAAAAGTATATCTAAGGGTTACTGGAACCACTGCGAGCATTTTAAAGCTAAAAGCGCCTCTTAAACAAGCACTTTTGAAACGTGGTGTTACTTTAGTCGATAATCCGGAACTTGCAACGATCAGCATGCATGTCAATACCTTGTTTGCCAATAACCTCAAAGAAGCAGCTCATTATGGTGGTGCTGCCCTTGGTGGAGCAACGGCGGGAGCTTTGGCAAGTGCTAATGGCAACAGTGGTGGCGATAGTATCTTAATCGGTATCACCGCAGCCCTTGCTATGGGAATCGTTGAAAATGCCACAAGGGATGAAACGTATCGAGCAGTGATTGATATCTCTTTACGTACAAAGAATACCTTGGGACAATGGAGTGATGAAGATAAAACAAGAGTCTTGGTACAGGCTGTGAAGATGGGATTGAAACCGATGGAAGCCAAAGGTATCATGGAAACTCAAGCGGTGCAAAAGATTGCTGATATATTAGAATAA
- a CDS encoding thiamine-binding protein has product MSVLMELSMFPLSGGESKSADVAQIIKLIEKSGFPYKLTAMSTVVETKTMKEALQLLEEAYLQLEENDRIYACAKFDIRASRVDGMHQKIASVQAKVDVPIKS; this is encoded by the coding sequence ATGAGTGTTTTGATGGAATTGAGTATGTTCCCACTAAGTGGAGGCGAGAGCAAGAGTGCTGATGTCGCACAAATCATCAAGCTGATAGAAAAGAGTGGATTTCCCTATAAACTCACCGCGATGAGCACGGTGGTCGAGACCAAAACGATGAAAGAAGCATTGCAGCTTTTAGAAGAGGCCTACCTACAACTCGAAGAGAATGATCGCATCTATGCGTGTGCGAAATTTGACATCAGAGCCAGCAGAGTCGATGGCATGCATCAAAAAATCGCCTCAGTACAAGCCAAAGTGGATGTGCCAATCAAAAGCTAA
- a CDS encoding YgiQ family radical SAM protein: MFLPTTRAEMKKRGWRHLDVILITSDAYIDSPYMGVAVVGRILENAGYRVGIIGQPDITSDVDIKRLGEPRLFWGVSGGSVDSMVSNYTATKKFRSDDDYTPGGKNTKRPDRASLVYTNLIRRYFKETVPIVLGGIEASLRRVSHYDFWSNKIRKPIIFDAKADYLIYGMADKSVVEFADALKSDIAPHHVRGLSYISKEPRSDYLQLPSHEEVLHDKHKFIDMFDLFYHNNDPISAQGLCQKVDSRYLIQNPPSMYLDTHELDAVSALGFERDLHPYHQSEGKVKALETIKFSISTHQGCYGECNFCAISVHQGRTIRSRSEASILDEARLFTTYKDFKGIISDIGGPTANMYGYECNKKIKKGTCEEKSCMFPTMCKALKPTHQRQIDLLRNVRKIKGIKKAFIASGVRYDLISDDKAHGYTYLKEIINHHISGQMKIAPEHVDDEILSLMGKPGKKALVDFKVLFDKLNRESGKKQFLTYYLIAAHPGCEEKHMHNLKNFATNVLKMSPEQAQVFTPTPSTYSTLMYYTGLEPKSRKPLFVEKDTVRKEKQKEIVVSKKNNMFKSGFDS; encoded by the coding sequence ATGTTTTTACCCACTACAAGAGCGGAGATGAAAAAACGCGGATGGCGGCATCTTGATGTGATACTGATAACCTCTGATGCTTATATCGACAGCCCTTATATGGGCGTTGCTGTGGTTGGTAGGATTTTAGAAAATGCCGGATATCGCGTGGGTATCATCGGCCAACCTGATATTACCTCAGATGTTGATATCAAACGATTGGGCGAACCAAGACTGTTTTGGGGTGTGAGTGGTGGTAGTGTGGATTCGATGGTCTCCAACTACACGGCGACGAAAAAATTCAGAAGCGATGATGACTATACTCCTGGTGGCAAAAATACCAAGCGACCTGATCGTGCGAGTTTGGTCTATACTAATCTTATAAGACGCTATTTCAAAGAAACGGTACCTATCGTGTTAGGTGGGATTGAAGCGAGTTTGAGACGCGTGAGTCACTATGATTTTTGGTCTAACAAAATCCGCAAACCCATCATCTTTGATGCCAAAGCAGATTATTTGATCTATGGGATGGCAGATAAAAGCGTGGTAGAGTTTGCCGATGCACTTAAAAGTGACATTGCGCCTCATCATGTAAGGGGGCTTAGTTATATCTCAAAAGAGCCAAGAAGTGACTATTTACAACTCCCTAGCCATGAAGAAGTACTCCATGATAAGCACAAATTTATCGACATGTTTGATCTGTTTTATCACAACAATGACCCCATCAGCGCCCAAGGATTGTGTCAAAAAGTCGACAGTCGCTACCTGATTCAAAATCCTCCTTCTATGTATCTAGATACTCATGAGTTAGACGCGGTGAGCGCGCTCGGCTTTGAGCGGGATTTGCATCCGTATCATCAGAGCGAGGGAAAAGTCAAAGCATTGGAGACGATTAAATTTTCGATTTCCACCCATCAGGGTTGTTATGGGGAGTGTAATTTCTGCGCGATTAGCGTGCATCAGGGACGCACGATCAGAAGTCGCAGTGAAGCATCGATTCTTGATGAGGCGCGACTTTTTACGACTTACAAAGATTTTAAAGGCATCATCTCCGATATCGGTGGACCGACAGCGAACATGTACGGATACGAGTGCAATAAAAAGATCAAAAAAGGGACATGTGAAGAAAAAAGCTGTATGTTTCCCACGATGTGTAAAGCCCTCAAACCAACGCATCAAAGACAGATAGATTTGCTTCGTAATGTGAGAAAAATCAAAGGCATCAAAAAAGCGTTTATAGCCTCAGGCGTGCGGTATGACCTCATCAGCGATGACAAAGCGCATGGATATACATACCTCAAAGAGATCATCAATCATCACATCAGTGGACAGATGAAGATCGCTCCGGAACATGTGGACGATGAGATTCTTTCTCTCATGGGAAAACCCGGCAAAAAAGCGCTTGTGGATTTCAAAGTGCTTTTTGATAAGCTCAACCGAGAATCTGGCAAAAAACAGTTTTTGACCTACTACCTGATCGCCGCACATCCGGGTTGTGAGGAAAAGCACATGCACAATCTCAAAAATTTTGCTACCAATGTGCTCAAAATGAGTCCCGAACAAGCTCAAGTCTTCACCCCAACACCTTCGACCTACTCGACTTTGATGTACTATACAGGGTTGGAGCCCAAAAGCAGAAAGCCGCTTTTTGTAGAAAAAGATACGGTGAGAAAAGAAAAGCAAAAAGAGATCGTCGTGAGTAAAAAAAACAACATGTTTAAAAGTGGATTTGACAGTTAA
- a CDS encoding molybdopterin oxidoreductase family protein: protein MKETRVICPYCGTGCNVDLSVKDNRIVKAKGSCNDYVNDGELCLKGLYGWDYVGANDRLKKPLIRKKDGVFAKDGELTESSWDEALDLVASKMREAKENYGPDAIAGNFSSRCTLEENYVAQKFMRAIIGTNNIDHCARIUHAPTVAGLAKTIGCGAATNSFTEIAEHSNCILMVGSNPENAHPIAAMYIQRALNRGAKLIVIDPIQTEMAQKADLHLQLKPEHNIPVINAMLHYIIENNLQDEAFINQYTHGFEYIKKIVKEYSPEKVAESSGVPAQLIEEAARMYATIKPAVITHGMGVTHFNHGVGNVYDVSNLMLATGNIGVLGSGDLPLRGQQNVQGACDMGILPDIFPSGEKVYDAKAKAWYEKFWDCKLNDKVGVRRTDIPDVILNDSVKIFWTIGENPVISDPNTNHLLKALAHVDLYIVQDIFLTETALKADVVLPAVCGPEKEGCYTNAERRVQLNHMAVQPVGDVKQDWEIVCLLAQKMGAKGFDYLKPEEIWEEVRKVDPHRYGGMSYYRLEREHGLHWPCPTENHPGTKSLYLDMKFLTPDQKANFAPVVFVEDKKYIQQAEEAMDTILDLPEGYPRMAGSVDEPRDEEYPIELLTTRKVYQYTVGTMTRRSPALEEGADIHGPCGEINEKTATRYGVEDGDYMAVESRYGKIAVKVEVTPIVPDEVMQMAFHYWEGHANELTGEGADPITRTPTYKAAVRFHKISKSEYAAVLAEKRVKFYSEKIIFTDAEAHA from the coding sequence ATGAAAGAGACAAGAGTCATCTGTCCCTATTGCGGGACAGGATGCAATGTCGATTTGTCTGTCAAAGATAACAGGATCGTCAAAGCCAAAGGTAGTTGCAATGATTATGTTAATGACGGCGAATTGTGTTTAAAAGGGTTGTATGGTTGGGATTATGTCGGTGCAAATGATCGATTGAAAAAACCCTTGATTCGAAAAAAAGATGGTGTTTTTGCCAAAGATGGTGAACTCACAGAATCCTCTTGGGATGAAGCACTGGATTTGGTCGCTTCTAAGATGAGAGAAGCAAAAGAAAATTATGGTCCCGATGCCATAGCCGGTAATTTTTCTTCAAGATGTACTTTGGAAGAAAACTATGTCGCACAAAAATTTATGCGTGCCATCATCGGTACAAATAATATTGATCACTGTGCTCGTATTTGACATGCCCCAACAGTAGCCGGTCTGGCTAAAACAATAGGTTGTGGTGCAGCGACAAATAGTTTCACAGAGATAGCAGAACATAGTAACTGTATTTTGATGGTGGGTTCAAATCCAGAAAATGCTCATCCAATTGCAGCGATGTATATCCAAAGAGCACTCAATAGAGGTGCGAAGTTGATCGTCATTGATCCAATACAAACAGAGATGGCTCAAAAAGCAGACCTTCATTTGCAATTGAAACCTGAACATAATATTCCGGTTATCAATGCGATGTTGCATTATATTATTGAAAATAATCTGCAAGATGAAGCCTTTATCAATCAATATACTCATGGGTTTGAGTATATCAAAAAGATTGTCAAAGAATACAGCCCTGAAAAAGTGGCAGAAAGCAGTGGTGTTCCGGCTCAATTGATCGAAGAGGCCGCTAGAATGTATGCGACAATCAAACCGGCGGTAATCACACACGGCATGGGTGTGACCCATTTTAATCATGGTGTCGGTAATGTTTATGATGTCTCCAATCTGATGCTTGCAACTGGCAATATCGGAGTGTTGGGTTCAGGAGATTTACCGCTTCGTGGGCAACAAAATGTCCAAGGGGCTTGTGATATGGGGATTTTGCCCGATATCTTCCCAAGTGGTGAAAAAGTTTATGATGCCAAAGCCAAAGCTTGGTACGAAAAATTTTGGGATTGTAAGTTGAATGATAAAGTAGGAGTAAGACGTACGGATATCCCCGATGTCATTCTCAATGATAGCGTCAAGATATTTTGGACTATCGGTGAAAATCCGGTCATTTCAGACCCCAATACCAATCATTTGCTAAAAGCTTTGGCTCATGTTGATTTGTATATCGTCCAAGATATTTTCTTGACAGAAACAGCACTCAAGGCTGATGTCGTATTACCAGCTGTTTGCGGCCCTGAAAAAGAGGGATGCTATACCAATGCTGAGCGAAGAGTACAACTCAATCATATGGCCGTTCAGCCTGTTGGTGATGTGAAGCAAGATTGGGAAATCGTCTGTTTATTAGCCCAAAAGATGGGGGCTAAAGGATTTGATTATTTGAAACCAGAAGAGATTTGGGAAGAGGTACGAAAAGTAGATCCCCACCGATATGGTGGTATGAGTTATTATCGTTTAGAGCGCGAACATGGTTTGCATTGGCCTTGTCCAACGGAAAACCATCCGGGAACAAAGTCCTTGTATCTAGATATGAAGTTTCTCACACCCGATCAAAAAGCGAATTTTGCTCCAGTTGTGTTTGTGGAGGATAAAAAATATATCCAACAAGCAGAAGAAGCGATGGATACCATACTTGATCTGCCAGAAGGCTATCCACGGATGGCAGGTTCTGTGGATGAACCCAGAGATGAGGAATATCCTATTGAGTTGTTGACAACAAGAAAAGTGTATCAATATACGGTTGGGACGATGACACGTCGCTCACCTGCACTTGAAGAGGGTGCAGATATTCATGGCCCTTGCGGTGAAATCAATGAAAAGACAGCAACCAGATACGGTGTCGAAGATGGTGATTATATGGCTGTTGAGAGTCGGTATGGTAAGATTGCCGTGAAGGTGGAAGTCACCCCGATTGTGCCTGATGAGGTGATGCAGATGGCCTTTCATTATTGGGAAGGTCACGCCAATGAATTGACCGGTGAGGGTGCTGATCCTATCACGCGCACACCGACTTATAAAGCGGCAGTACGGTTTCATAAAATTTCAAAAAGCGAATATGCAGCAGTATTGGCAGAGAAACGTGTCAAGTTTTATTCAGAGAAGATTATCTTTACGGATGCTGAAGCGCACGCTTAG
- a CDS encoding formate/nitrite transporter family protein, whose protein sequence is MLSPAEIANDVSSGLKHKATMPLLSVVIMSVMAGGSIGMGDIFWAHATVGVETPGIANFIGGFAFSVGLMMVVFFGGHLFTSSVMSGVSTYDKKLSFAKMISYWVIVWIFNFVGSALIAYMYFRSELPLKYGGEILMHFLHLGAGKTALGVEPAFIRGIFCNVFVCMAVWAAMGAKDTAGKVLAIAFIIAAFVASGYEHCVANMFIISMGLLAKAYYLVQVHGDIDALAALSHISVAKLSTLNISGFFHNLAPVTAGNIVGGVFFVGILGFIANKPDFKPKDV, encoded by the coding sequence ATGTTGTCACCAGCAGAAATAGCTAATGATGTATCAAGTGGTTTAAAGCATAAGGCGACGATGCCTTTGTTGAGTGTTGTTATTATGTCAGTCATGGCAGGGGGTTCCATCGGGATGGGTGATATTTTTTGGGCCCATGCCACCGTCGGTGTTGAAACTCCGGGGATCGCCAATTTTATCGGTGGTTTTGCCTTCTCCGTCGGTTTGATGATGGTGGTGTTTTTTGGTGGTCATTTATTTACCAGTTCGGTTATGTCCGGTGTCTCTACTTATGACAAAAAACTATCATTTGCTAAAATGATTTCTTATTGGGTTATTGTATGGATTTTCAACTTCGTAGGATCTGCATTAATCGCCTATATGTATTTTCGCTCTGAGTTACCGTTGAAGTATGGTGGCGAGATTTTGATGCATTTCTTACACTTAGGTGCGGGTAAAACAGCACTTGGAGTTGAGCCAGCATTCATCCGTGGTATTTTTTGTAACGTATTTGTCTGTATGGCTGTTTGGGCGGCTATGGGTGCCAAAGATACAGCGGGTAAAGTTCTTGCGATTGCTTTTATTATCGCAGCATTCGTCGCTTCTGGTTATGAACACTGCGTCGCAAATATGTTTATCATCTCAATGGGATTATTGGCCAAAGCGTATTATTTAGTACAAGTACATGGAGATATCGATGCATTGGCTGCTCTATCTCACATTTCTGTGGCAAAATTGTCCACGTTAAATATATCAGGATTTTTTCATAATCTAGCCCCTGTTACTGCGGGCAATATCGTAGGAGGTGTATTTTTCGTCGGTATTTTGGGCTTTATCGCCAATAAACCAGATTTTAAACCAAAAGACGTGTAA
- a CDS encoding hydrogenase 3 maturation endopeptidase HyCI, with product MKKAFLSVGNSMMGDDGVAPFLGKLLEKENPDWKIFDGQDTPESEFNKLREYAPDLIVVADAMTGVNVGSVELIDISDDVDYMYTTHNLPMPILLSYIRKFCKVVLFLGLNVDIENVLEFNPDLSAEAEATAHRAMDKMREIENIFNV from the coding sequence ATGAAAAAGGCATTTTTATCAGTAGGAAATTCCATGATGGGAGATGACGGTGTTGCACCATTTCTCGGAAAACTTCTCGAAAAAGAGAATCCTGATTGGAAGATATTTGACGGACAAGATACGCCAGAGAGTGAATTTAATAAGTTGCGAGAATACGCTCCTGATTTGATTGTGGTTGCCGATGCGATGACCGGAGTCAATGTGGGCAGTGTCGAGCTCATAGACATCAGCGATGATGTGGATTATATGTATACAACCCATAATTTGCCGATGCCTATTTTATTGAGCTACATAAGGAAATTTTGTAAAGTTGTCCTGTTTTTGGGACTCAATGTTGATATCGAAAATGTTCTCGAATTCAATCCTGATCTTTCTGCTGAAGCTGAGGCAACAGCACATCGGGCGATGGACAAGATGAGAGAAATCGAAAACATTTTTAACGTATAA
- a CDS encoding formate hydrogenlyase maturation HycH family protein, with product MMIQICRLTKRQVEPSKNQLPPELEQVKVFSMAVGHGIGTIDFIEKIAEIDEDEYMGEVAKCGEYAQFKLGNLKRYFEIEIFPEHLEKLNSEMPESDLKTILFSLKEGYWIIRKQI from the coding sequence ATGATGATTCAAATATGTAGATTAACAAAACGACAAGTTGAGCCTTCGAAAAACCAGTTGCCTCCAGAACTCGAGCAAGTCAAAGTCTTTTCTATGGCTGTGGGCCATGGGATTGGTACGATTGATTTCATAGAAAAAATAGCTGAGATTGACGAAGATGAGTATATGGGTGAGGTGGCAAAATGTGGGGAATATGCTCAATTTAAATTAGGAAATCTGAAGCGTTATTTTGAGATCGAAATCTTTCCAGAACATCTAGAAAAATTGAATTCTGAGATGCCAGAAAGTGATCTTAAAACGATTTTGTTCTCTTTAAAAGAGGGTTATTGGATCATCAGGAAACAAATATGA
- a CDS encoding NADH-quinone oxidoreductase subunit B family protein, with product MRQINVHAKPKTYVVPQEIQDANSVEAKLELLKNVKRSFSVYRVDCGSCNGCEIEIFASITPMWDPERFGFKLVASPRHADILLCTGPLTRQMYYPLLRAYEATPDPKIVIAYGACGSTGGIFHDAYSVWGGIDKVIPVDVWIPGCPPHPASTIYGIATALGLLDQKIHLIDEKEDNGIPPKVEKSVFGNILFERDVYAEAKRLMGYIYGRKLSAKYIEAVGQSKNIHDPFVAKITMDAAISREEDVRYKECMGLIHNAVYLAHVNASNSEECAIDISNL from the coding sequence ATGAGACAGATTAATGTTCATGCCAAGCCAAAAACGTATGTCGTGCCACAAGAGATTCAAGATGCCAACAGTGTTGAAGCAAAGCTTGAACTTCTCAAAAATGTGAAGAGAAGCTTTAGCGTGTATCGCGTCGATTGTGGCTCATGTAATGGTTGTGAAATTGAAATTTTCGCATCCATCACACCAATGTGGGATCCGGAGCGTTTTGGATTTAAACTCGTCGCAAGTCCACGTCATGCAGATATTCTCTTGTGTACCGGACCGTTGACAAGACAGATGTATTATCCCCTTTTGCGGGCGTATGAAGCAACACCAGATCCAAAGATTGTAATCGCTTATGGTGCGTGTGGTTCTACGGGTGGCATTTTTCATGATGCTTACTCTGTTTGGGGTGGTATTGATAAAGTGATTCCTGTGGATGTCTGGATTCCTGGGTGCCCACCACATCCTGCAAGTACGATTTATGGGATTGCAACAGCACTTGGATTGTTGGATCAGAAAATTCATCTTATTGATGAAAAAGAAGATAATGGAATCCCTCCAAAAGTTGAAAAATCTGTTTTTGGAAATATTTTGTTTGAACGTGATGTTTATGCAGAAGCCAAGCGATTGATGGGTTATATTTATGGCCGCAAACTTAGTGCTAAGTATATTGAAGCGGTGGGTCAGTCCAAAAATATTCATGATCCATTTGTTGCAAAAATTACGATGGATGCGGCGATTTCGCGTGAAGAAGACGTACGATATAAAGAGTGTATGGGGTTGATTCACAATGCTGTTTATCTCGCTCATGTCAATGCGTCAAATTCTGAAGAATGTGCGATAGATATCAGTAACCTTTAA
- a CDS encoding formate hydrogenlyase complex iron-sulfur subunit codes for MKLLDMTRKYGGATYAYPFEPYEVPENFRGKPNYDYAKCIGCTACAVACPSNAINVKLNKTGTKLVWEFDCGRCIYCGRCDEVCPTNAVFLSHEFETAVKFNKDDLKVRGELEVEYCHVCKKPYTTKRLIAYDIERLKNVGWSTEGFDAKVEHLYTCPECKKKKAVEQACHYFIRSNK; via the coding sequence ATGAAACTATTAGATATGACACGAAAATATGGAGGAGCCACATATGCTTATCCATTTGAACCCTATGAGGTTCCTGAGAATTTTCGTGGAAAACCAAATTATGATTATGCTAAATGTATCGGTTGTACTGCATGTGCCGTAGCTTGTCCTTCCAATGCCATCAATGTGAAATTGAACAAAACTGGCACGAAGTTGGTTTGGGAATTTGATTGCGGACGTTGCATCTATTGTGGACGATGTGATGAAGTATGCCCTACAAATGCTGTATTTTTATCACATGAGTTTGAAACAGCGGTGAAATTTAATAAAGATGATTTGAAAGTACGAGGGGAGCTCGAAGTCGAATATTGTCATGTTTGTAAAAAACCTTATACGACAAAAAGACTGATTGCATATGATATCGAAAGATTAAAAAATGTTGGCTGGAGCACTGAGGGTTTTGACGCCAAAGTGGAACATCTTTATACGTGTCCTGAATGTAAAAAGAAAAAAGCAGTTGAGCAAGCTTGTCACTATTTTATAAGGAGCAACAAATGA
- a CDS encoding hydrogenase large subunit, with translation MKKGERFINKVREKITIHEVTRQCEDQITITVDRNDLPEAVRMLYYDMGGWLSTMTPNDERQLNGNYALYYVLSMEGGKMTPDDELPQDEKCWMTVKAYVPGNDPTFPSVTCKVPAAVWYEREAYDMFGLVAVGLPDPRRLVLADDWPDGLHPLKKDAMDYRYRPDAYAHQDEPDYKFLSPEGTGGVVDVPLGPLHITSDEAGHFRLYCDGDTIIDADYRLFYQHRGMEKLAENRMNYDQMGFLAERVCGICGYAHAIACIEAAERAVGLEIPQRAQALRVVCLEIERLHSHLLNIGLACEVTGNVTAFMQIFRIREYSMELAQLVTGGRKTYGNVIVGGLRRDISGDEIKKGMALLEIMETQIKEIWDAVMDDKAQIGRWKGVGMLDKQIARDFSPVGPNMRGSGFKRDSRYDHPFDFYQNVDFKVITEDGGDVFARETVRYKELLESLSIIRQCFEMMPAGALMIKSQRLILPEAYGVGNVEAPRGENIHWIMHGGSQKVYRWRCRAATYNNWPSLRYQFQGNTIADAALIVCSLDPCYSCTERVTVVDVKNKKSKILTHKDLKQYSQTLKNSPIKN, from the coding sequence ATGAAAAAAGGTGAAAGATTTATAAATAAAGTAAGAGAAAAGATAACCATTCATGAGGTGACACGACAATGTGAAGATCAGATCACCATCACTGTGGATCGTAATGATTTGCCAGAAGCTGTGAGAATGCTCTATTATGATATGGGTGGCTGGCTCTCTACGATGACTCCTAATGATGAGCGACAATTAAACGGTAATTATGCCCTTTATTACGTTTTATCTATGGAAGGGGGCAAGATGACCCCTGATGATGAATTGCCACAAGATGAAAAATGTTGGATGACAGTGAAGGCATATGTGCCAGGAAATGATCCAACATTTCCATCTGTGACGTGTAAAGTACCCGCAGCGGTTTGGTATGAGAGAGAAGCGTATGATATGTTTGGTTTGGTAGCCGTTGGTTTGCCAGATCCAAGACGATTGGTATTGGCGGATGATTGGCCCGATGGATTACATCCTTTGAAAAAAGATGCCATGGATTATCGATATCGCCCGGATGCTTATGCACATCAAGATGAACCTGATTACAAATTTCTGTCTCCTGAGGGAACCGGTGGCGTGGTTGACGTGCCTCTTGGACCGTTGCATATTACGAGTGATGAGGCGGGACACTTTCGATTATATTGTGATGGTGATACCATCATCGATGCGGATTATCGACTCTTTTATCAACACCGTGGTATGGAAAAATTGGCTGAAAACCGAATGAATTATGATCAGATGGGATTTTTGGCTGAGCGCGTTTGTGGAATCTGTGGCTATGCGCATGCGATTGCTTGTATTGAAGCAGCCGAGCGTGCTGTGGGTCTGGAAATTCCACAAAGAGCACAAGCATTGCGTGTCGTGTGTCTTGAGATCGAACGCTTGCACTCGCATCTACTTAATATTGGTTTGGCGTGTGAAGTCACCGGTAATGTTACCGCATTTATGCAAATCTTTAGAATTCGTGAGTATTCGATGGAATTGGCACAATTGGTCACTGGTGGACGTAAAACTTACGGCAATGTGATTGTTGGCGGATTGCGACGGGATATCAGTGGTGATGAAATCAAAAAAGGGATGGCGTTACTTGAGATTATGGAAACACAAATCAAAGAGATTTGGGACGCTGTGATGGATGATAAAGCACAAATTGGAAGATGGAAAGGCGTGGGGATGCTCGATAAGCAGATTGCACGTGATTTTTCACCCGTTGGTCCGAATATGAGAGGAAGTGGTTTCAAACGCGATAGCCGATATGACCATCCTTTTGATTTTTACCAAAATGTTGATTTTAAAGTGATTACAGAAGACGGTGGCGATGTGTTTGCTAGAGAAACCGTTCGATATAAAGAGCTATTAGAATCACTCTCTATCATACGACAATGTTTTGAGATGATGCCAGCTGGTGCGTTGATGATTAAATCACAGCGTTTGATTTTGCCTGAGGCTTATGGTGTGGGTAATGTTGAAGCACCACGTGGAGAAAATATACATTGGATTATGCACGGAGGCTCTCAAAAAGTTTATAGATGGCGTTGTCGTGCGGCTACTTATAATAACTGGCCTTCTTTGAGATACCAATTTCAAGGTAACACTATTGCAGATGCTGCTTTGATTGTGTGTTCACTAGATCCTTGTTATTCTTGTACTGAGAGAGTGACGGTTGTGGATGTTAAGAATAAAAAGTCAAAAATTTTGACTCATAAAGATTTGAAACAATATTCACAGACGCTCAAAAATTCTCCAATAAAAAATTAG